A genomic stretch from Desulfofalx alkaliphila DSM 12257 includes:
- a CDS encoding ABC transporter ATP-binding protein produces MSNIILSVKNIKMIKGKRLILNVPALDIMEGEVLSLMGHNGAGKSTLLQVMALLQRPTEGQVFFCRQAVPRSNTLYVRRQMASVLQDPLLLDTTVFKNVAVGLQIRKVPKSEINRKVMPWLKRLGIDHLANNSIRNLSGGEAQRVSLARALVLEPRVLFLDEPFSALDTPTRKAILSDLKEILQEKNITAVFITHDYREIPQLAQRVVELKEGHVIRMGRPDDILGYESPL; encoded by the coding sequence ATGAGCAACATCATACTGTCAGTAAAAAATATTAAAATGATCAAAGGCAAACGCCTAATTCTCAATGTACCTGCCCTGGATATTATGGAAGGTGAAGTCTTGTCCTTAATGGGGCACAACGGTGCCGGGAAAAGTACGCTGCTACAAGTAATGGCCCTTTTACAGCGCCCCACCGAAGGGCAGGTGTTTTTCTGCCGGCAGGCTGTACCCCGAAGTAACACCCTTTATGTGCGACGCCAAATGGCATCTGTGCTGCAGGACCCACTGCTGCTGGATACCACTGTTTTTAAAAACGTGGCTGTGGGTCTTCAAATAAGAAAGGTGCCAAAATCAGAAATAAACCGGAAGGTTATGCCCTGGCTTAAACGACTGGGCATTGATCATCTGGCCAATAACTCTATTCGCAACCTCTCCGGCGGTGAAGCCCAGCGCGTCAGCCTGGCCAGGGCCCTGGTGTTGGAGCCAAGGGTGCTGTTTTTAGACGAACCCTTCTCTGCCCTGGACACACCCACCAGAAAAGCTATTTTAAGCGACCTAAAGGAAATATTGCAGGAGAAAAACATCACTGCGGTTTTCATTACCCATGACTACCGGGAAATACCACAACTGGCACAACGGGTAGTGGAATTAAAAGAAGGCCATGTCATCCGCATGGGAAGACCCGATGATATATTAGGTTATGAATCACCCCTTTGA
- a CDS encoding pseudouridine synthase, translating to MVRLQKFLAHAGVASRRKCEELILSGKVKVNGTVVRELGVKIQPGKDIVQVNGKKIQQLEKKVYIMINKPRGYVSTVRDERGRKTVLDLLKDVEQRVYPVGRLDYNSEGLLLLTNDGELADALTHPRHRVPKTYRARVKGVPSIEKLEELANGVDLEDGITAPAKVALLNIFNGNALLEITIHEGRNRQVRRMCEHIGHPVIRLVRTRIGTLELRKLGSGEVRELSKFEVNQIKRAAGIKADRPKRKRYQRGDS from the coding sequence ATGGTACGATTACAAAAGTTTCTGGCCCATGCCGGTGTAGCTTCCCGGCGCAAGTGTGAAGAGTTAATACTGAGCGGTAAGGTCAAGGTTAACGGCACTGTTGTGCGGGAACTGGGTGTAAAGATACAACCCGGCAAAGATATAGTCCAAGTGAACGGAAAAAAAATACAGCAATTAGAAAAGAAAGTATATATCATGATCAATAAGCCCCGGGGCTATGTTAGCACAGTAAGGGATGAGCGGGGTAGAAAAACGGTGCTGGATTTACTAAAAGATGTAGAACAACGGGTTTACCCGGTGGGGCGCCTAGATTATAATTCTGAAGGACTTTTACTGTTAACTAACGATGGAGAGTTGGCCGATGCCCTAACTCATCCCAGGCACCGGGTGCCTAAAACCTATCGAGCCAGGGTAAAAGGAGTGCCCAGCATAGAAAAACTTGAGGAACTGGCCAATGGAGTAGACTTGGAAGACGGTATTACAGCACCGGCAAAGGTGGCCTTATTAAACATTTTTAATGGCAACGCATTGCTGGAAATTACCATCCATGAAGGAAGAAACCGCCAGGTAAGGCGTATGTGTGAACACATTGGCCACCCTGTTATCCGTTTGGTGCGCACCCGCATTGGTACACTTGAACTGCGCAAGCTGGGCTCAGGGGAGGTGCGGGAGTTAAGTAAATTTGAAGTAAACCAAATTAAAAGGGCGGCAGGAATAAAGGCTGACCGCCCTAAAAGAAAGCGGTATCAAAGGGGTGATTCATAA